One genomic region from Nocardia vinacea encodes:
- a CDS encoding YbaB/EbfC family nucleoid-associated protein, with protein MQPGGQFDMQQLLAQAQQMQQAVMQAQAEIAATEVEGQAGGGLVQVTIKATGEVVALSIDPKIVDPDDVEGLQDLVIGAVNDAMSNAQQLAAERLGPLAGGGSLPGLPDF; from the coding sequence GTGCAGCCCGGTGGTCAGTTCGATATGCAGCAATTACTCGCCCAGGCGCAGCAGATGCAGCAGGCGGTGATGCAGGCCCAGGCCGAGATCGCGGCGACCGAAGTGGAGGGTCAGGCCGGTGGCGGCCTGGTCCAGGTCACCATCAAGGCGACCGGTGAGGTCGTCGCGTTGAGCATCGATCCGAAGATCGTCGACCCGGACGATGTCGAGGGGCTGCAGGATCTGGTGATCGGCGCGGTCAACGACGCCATGTCCAACGCGCAGCAGCTGGCTGCCGAGCGGCTCGGTCCGCTGGCCGGCGGCGGGTCGCTGCCGGGTCTGCCCGACTTCTGA
- the recR gene encoding recombination mediator RecR, with protein MYEGPVQDLIDELGKLPGVGPKSAQRIAFHLLQVEPPDIDRLQAALQKVRDGVQFCIVCGTVSDNEMCRICSDPRRDRTMICVVEEPKDVQAIERTREFRGRYHVLGGALDPLSGIGPDQLRIRELLARIGNQEDGVDVSEVIIATDPNTEGEATATYLVRMLRDFPGLSVTRLASGLPMGGDLEFADELTLGRALSGRRAL; from the coding sequence TTGTACGAGGGCCCGGTCCAGGATCTGATCGACGAGTTGGGCAAGTTGCCCGGCGTCGGTCCGAAAAGCGCGCAGCGCATCGCATTTCATCTGCTCCAGGTCGAGCCGCCCGATATCGACCGGCTGCAGGCCGCTTTGCAGAAGGTGCGCGACGGCGTGCAATTCTGCATTGTCTGCGGCACGGTCTCGGATAACGAAATGTGCCGCATCTGTTCGGATCCGCGCCGCGACCGCACCATGATCTGCGTGGTCGAGGAGCCGAAGGATGTGCAGGCTATCGAGCGCACTCGCGAATTCCGCGGCCGCTATCACGTGCTCGGTGGCGCGCTCGATCCGCTCAGCGGCATCGGACCGGATCAGCTGCGCATTCGAGAGTTGTTGGCGCGCATCGGCAATCAGGAGGACGGCGTCGATGTCAGCGAGGTGATCATCGCGACAGACCCGAATACCGAGGGCGAGGCGACGGCCACCTACCTGGTGCGGATGCTGCGCGATTTTCCGGGTTTGTCGGTGACGCGTCTGGCATCCGGTCTGCCGATGGGCGGCGATCTCGAATTCGCCGACGAACTCACCCTCGGCCGTGCGCTATCAGGTAGGCGGGCACTATAG
- a CDS encoding LysE family translocator — protein sequence MSIEFLLTTLVIVATPGTGVLFTLAAGLSRGTKASVIAAFGCTLGIIPHMIAAVTGLAALLNASAVAFQTLKYLGVAYLLYMAWNTFRDKGALAVPEPEAGTPSARQVITSAVLLNILNPKLTIFFFAFLPQFVPTLSSDPQAIASDTDAPNALARMLELSGLFMLATFVVFAIYGACAAAVRNQVISRPAVVTWMRRVFGASFIALAGRLAAQNQ from the coding sequence ATGAGCATCGAGTTCTTGCTGACCACGCTCGTCATCGTCGCCACACCCGGCACCGGCGTGCTGTTCACGCTGGCGGCCGGACTTTCCCGAGGGACGAAGGCCAGCGTGATCGCGGCCTTCGGCTGCACGCTCGGCATCATTCCGCACATGATCGCGGCCGTCACCGGACTGGCCGCACTGCTCAACGCGAGTGCCGTCGCGTTCCAGACGCTGAAGTATCTCGGTGTCGCCTACCTGCTGTACATGGCGTGGAATACGTTCCGGGACAAGGGCGCACTGGCCGTGCCGGAGCCGGAGGCCGGAACTCCTTCCGCCCGACAGGTGATCACCTCGGCGGTGCTGCTCAATATCCTCAACCCGAAGCTGACGATCTTCTTCTTCGCCTTCCTGCCCCAGTTCGTGCCGACCCTTTCGAGCGACCCGCAAGCGATCGCTAGCGATACTGATGCGCCGAATGCGTTGGCGCGCATGCTCGAACTGAGCGGGCTCTTCATGCTCGCCACATTCGTGGTCTTCGCGATCTACGGTGCCTGCGCGGCCGCCGTGCGCAACCAGGTGATTTCCCGGCCCGCCGTGGTCACCTGGATGCGCCGGGTGTTCGGGGCCTCGTTCATTGCCCTGGCCGGTCGGCTGGCGGCACAGAATCAGTAA
- a CDS encoding MerR family transcriptional regulator: MAATVSIGEFARLTYLSVKTLRYYHEVELLEPVAVDAGSGYRRYSVDQIAQAHLIRRLRGLDMPLPEIKAVLAASDTESRDAALRAHLERMEAELQRTQSVVASLRSLLTPAAPIIVEYRSIAAFPALAYVDSVSRDAIGDWCAAAYPLLHETLAATNIAPAGADGATYSMEFFEDDRGEVAAFIPLPADPRIALPSELSIIELPARRFAITVHSGPFDDFDRTYGALGSHVAEHDTSLAEPVRELYVLGPGEIDDPNAYRTEVCWPIGRL; encoded by the coding sequence ATGGCAGCGACAGTATCGATTGGGGAGTTCGCCAGGTTGACGTATCTCAGTGTGAAGACACTGCGGTACTACCACGAGGTCGAGCTGCTGGAACCCGTTGCGGTCGACGCGGGGTCGGGGTATCGGCGGTATTCGGTCGATCAGATCGCGCAGGCGCATCTGATCCGTCGGCTGCGGGGGCTGGATATGCCGCTGCCGGAGATCAAGGCGGTGCTGGCGGCCTCGGATACCGAGTCCCGGGATGCCGCCTTGCGGGCGCATCTCGAACGCATGGAAGCGGAGTTGCAGCGCACGCAGTCGGTGGTTGCTTCGCTGCGCTCGCTGCTCACACCGGCCGCGCCGATCATCGTCGAATATCGGTCGATCGCGGCCTTCCCGGCGCTCGCGTACGTCGATTCGGTGAGCCGGGATGCGATCGGTGACTGGTGCGCTGCCGCATATCCGCTACTGCACGAGACGTTGGCCGCGACGAATATCGCGCCGGCCGGTGCCGACGGTGCGACCTATTCGATGGAATTCTTCGAGGACGACCGGGGCGAGGTCGCCGCTTTCATCCCGCTTCCGGCCGACCCGCGGATCGCGCTACCGAGCGAACTCTCGATCATCGAACTGCCCGCGCGCCGCTTCGCGATCACCGTGCACTCCGGCCCGTTCGACGATTTCGACCGCACCTACGGTGCCCTCGGCAGCCACGTCGCCGAACACGACACCTCGCTCGCCGAACCCGTCCGCGAACTGTATGTCCTCGGTCCGGGCGAAATCGACGACCCCAACGCCTACCGCACCGAAGTCTGCTGGCCCATCGGCCGGCTCTGA
- a CDS encoding VOC family protein, whose product MTLTIGHITFDCADAATLAGFWSELLNRPLDANASPEFATVGMAEGAAPVLMFIQVPDKTPGKNVIHLDLQAADWRDQIDRAIGLGAKHIGDFDEYGTQWATLADPEGNLFDIAAG is encoded by the coding sequence ATGACACTCACGATCGGGCATATCACCTTCGACTGTGCCGATGCCGCGACGCTCGCCGGTTTCTGGTCCGAGCTGTTGAACCGTCCCCTGGACGCGAACGCGAGCCCGGAGTTCGCCACGGTCGGGATGGCCGAAGGCGCGGCGCCGGTGCTGATGTTCATCCAGGTGCCGGATAAGACGCCCGGCAAGAATGTGATCCACCTGGATCTGCAGGCCGCGGACTGGCGCGATCAGATCGATCGCGCAATCGGCCTCGGCGCCAAGCACATCGGCGATTTCGACGAGTACGGCACGCAGTGGGCAACGCTGGCCGATCCGGAGGGCAATCTCTTCGATATCGCGGCCGGATAG
- a CDS encoding SRPBCC family protein, with amino-acid sequence MGQVSASSSIAVAADPQRALEAIADYEKVRPRILSAHYRDYKVVEGGQGAGTVAEWTLQATEKRTRNIHAVVSVSDSIVTERDSNSTLVNTWTVTPDGTGSQVTLRTSWKGAGGVAGIFEGIFAPLGLKKIQAEVLANLQRELS; translated from the coding sequence GTGGGACAGGTCAGCGCCAGCAGTTCGATCGCCGTCGCGGCGGATCCGCAGCGCGCACTCGAGGCCATCGCGGATTACGAGAAGGTGCGTCCGCGCATCCTCTCCGCGCACTACCGCGACTACAAGGTGGTCGAGGGTGGCCAGGGCGCGGGCACCGTCGCCGAATGGACCCTGCAGGCCACCGAGAAGCGGACCCGCAACATCCACGCGGTCGTGTCGGTCTCGGATTCCATCGTGACCGAACGTGATTCGAATTCGACGCTGGTGAACACCTGGACGGTGACGCCGGATGGTACGGGTTCGCAGGTCACGCTGCGCACGTCCTGGAAGGGTGCGGGCGGTGTCGCGGGAATCTTCGAGGGGATCTTCGCGCCGTTGGGGCTGAAGAAGATTCAGGCCGAGGTGCTCGCGAACCTGCAGCGCGAACTCTCCTGA
- a CDS encoding FAD-binding oxidoreductase — MSLLGKAGHASAAHESGFAAHRAGVDRLLASYRAIPANANVRLAKKTSNLFRARAKNTAPGLDVSGLAKVIAVDAEAKTADVAGMTTYEDLVAATLPYGLAPLVVPQLKTITLGGAVTGLGIESTSFRSGLPHESVLEMDVLTGAGEIITATPDGEHADLFRGFPNSYGTLGYSVRLKIELETVQPYVALRHVRFHDLRELESTLARIVTDKTYDGERVDYLDGVVFTADESYLTLGRQTDEPGPVSDYTGVDIYYRSIQHDSDRPKRDRLSIHDYLWRWDTDWFWCSRAFGAQNPKIRRFWPKRYRRSSFYWKLIALDHKYNIGDKLEARQGNPPRERVVQDIEVPVERTADFVEWFLREIPIEPIWLCPLRLRGNDASAAGRPWPLYPLQPNRTYVNVGFWSAVPTVAGQQEGKANRAIEQTVTEFDGHKSLYSDSYYGKDEFAALYGGETYTDLKKRYDPDQRLLDLYSKAVQRK; from the coding sequence GTGAGTCTGTTGGGGAAGGCCGGACACGCATCGGCCGCACACGAATCAGGATTCGCCGCGCATCGAGCGGGTGTAGACCGGCTGTTGGCCAGTTACCGCGCGATACCCGCGAACGCCAACGTGCGACTGGCGAAGAAGACCTCGAATCTGTTCCGGGCCAGGGCCAAGAACACCGCACCCGGCCTGGATGTTTCCGGCCTCGCCAAGGTCATCGCGGTGGACGCGGAAGCCAAGACCGCCGACGTCGCCGGGATGACCACCTACGAGGATCTGGTAGCCGCGACATTGCCCTACGGGCTCGCCCCGCTGGTGGTGCCGCAGCTCAAGACGATCACCCTCGGCGGCGCGGTCACCGGCCTCGGCATCGAATCCACCTCGTTCCGCAGCGGCCTGCCGCACGAGTCGGTGCTGGAGATGGACGTGCTGACCGGGGCGGGCGAGATCATCACCGCGACACCGGATGGCGAGCACGCGGACCTGTTCCGTGGCTTCCCGAACTCCTACGGCACCCTCGGCTACTCGGTCCGCCTGAAGATCGAACTGGAGACCGTCCAGCCCTATGTGGCGCTACGGCACGTCCGCTTCCACGACCTGCGTGAGCTGGAGTCCACCCTCGCCCGGATCGTCACGGACAAGACCTACGACGGCGAACGCGTCGACTACCTCGACGGCGTGGTCTTCACTGCCGACGAGAGCTATCTGACACTTGGCCGACAGACCGACGAGCCCGGCCCGGTCAGCGACTACACCGGCGTGGACATCTACTACCGGTCCATCCAGCACGACTCCGACCGGCCCAAACGCGACCGGCTGAGCATCCACGACTATCTCTGGCGCTGGGACACCGACTGGTTCTGGTGTTCGCGCGCTTTCGGCGCCCAGAACCCGAAGATCCGGCGGTTCTGGCCGAAGCGCTACCGGCGCAGCAGCTTCTATTGGAAGCTCATCGCACTCGATCACAAGTACAATATCGGCGACAAGCTGGAGGCCCGCCAGGGCAATCCGCCGCGCGAGCGTGTGGTGCAGGACATCGAGGTTCCGGTCGAGCGGACCGCGGATTTCGTCGAATGGTTCCTGCGCGAAATTCCGATCGAACCGATCTGGCTGTGCCCGCTGCGACTGCGCGGAAACGACGCATCGGCGGCGGGGCGTCCATGGCCGCTGTATCCGCTGCAGCCGAACCGTACCTACGTCAATGTCGGATTCTGGTCCGCGGTGCCGACCGTCGCAGGTCAGCAGGAGGGCAAGGCCAACCGCGCGATCGAGCAGACCGTCACCGAGTTCGACGGGCACAAATCCCTGTACTCGGATTCGTATTACGGCAAGGATGAATTCGCGGCCCTGTACGGCGGCGAGACCTACACCGATTTGAAGAAGCGCTACGACCCGGACCAGCGACTGCTGGATTTGTATTCGAAGGCGGTGCAACGCAAATGA
- a CDS encoding class I SAM-dependent methyltransferase — MTTFKDRSDVFADLGTKLSIAEIFEILVDGEVPIRLTAYDGSVTGPEDSEYALEIKTPRGINYLATAPGDLGMARAYIAGDMTATGVHPGDPYDILRAMDGLKFRRPSALALVTIARSLGWERLKPIAPPPQETLPRWRRIALEGLRHSKTRDAEAIHHHYDVSNTFYEYVLGPSMTYTCATYGDENWTLEQAQENKYRLVFDKLRLKEGDRLLDIGCGWGGMVRYAAKRGVKVIGATLSAEQAEWAQQKIAEQGLSDLAEVRHSDYRDIPEVGFDAVSSIGLTEHIGVHNYPFYFDYIRSKLRDGGLLLNHCITRPDNTRTTKAGDFIDRYVFPDGELIGSGRIISEIQNIGLEVIHEENLREHYALTLHEWCKNLVANWDACVEEVGEGTAKVWGLYMAGCRLGFQRNVVQLHQVLGVKLGPNGESGLPLRPWWQP, encoded by the coding sequence ATGACTACATTCAAGGACCGTTCCGATGTCTTCGCGGACCTCGGGACAAAACTCAGCATTGCCGAGATCTTCGAGATCCTCGTCGACGGCGAGGTGCCGATCCGGCTGACCGCATACGACGGTAGCGTGACCGGACCGGAGGACTCGGAGTACGCGCTGGAGATCAAGACGCCGCGCGGTATCAACTACCTGGCGACCGCGCCCGGTGATCTCGGCATGGCCCGCGCCTACATCGCCGGCGATATGACCGCCACCGGCGTGCACCCCGGCGACCCGTACGACATTCTCCGGGCGATGGACGGGCTGAAGTTCCGTCGTCCGTCGGCGCTCGCGCTGGTCACCATCGCCCGCTCGCTCGGGTGGGAGCGGCTAAAACCGATCGCGCCGCCACCGCAGGAGACGCTGCCGCGCTGGCGCCGGATCGCGCTGGAGGGCCTGCGGCACTCCAAGACTCGCGATGCCGAGGCCATTCACCACCACTACGACGTCTCCAACACCTTCTACGAATACGTCCTCGGCCCCTCGATGACCTACACCTGCGCGACCTACGGGGACGAGAACTGGACGCTGGAGCAGGCCCAGGAGAACAAGTACCGCCTGGTCTTCGACAAGCTGCGGCTGAAGGAGGGCGACCGGCTGCTCGATATCGGCTGCGGCTGGGGCGGCATGGTGCGCTACGCGGCCAAGCGCGGCGTCAAGGTCATCGGCGCGACACTATCCGCGGAACAGGCGGAATGGGCACAGCAGAAGATCGCCGAACAGGGTCTGTCCGACCTCGCCGAGGTGCGGCATTCCGATTACCGCGATATCCCGGAGGTCGGCTTCGACGCCGTCTCCTCGATCGGCCTGACCGAGCACATCGGGGTGCACAACTACCCGTTCTACTTCGACTACATCAGGAGCAAGCTGCGCGACGGCGGCCTGCTCCTGAACCACTGCATCACCAGGCCGGACAACACCCGGACCACCAAGGCCGGTGACTTCATCGACCGCTACGTCTTCCCGGACGGCGAACTGATCGGCTCCGGCCGGATCATCTCCGAGATCCAGAACATCGGCCTCGAGGTGATCCACGAGGAGAACCTGCGCGAGCACTACGCGCTCACCCTGCACGAATGGTGTAAGAATCTGGTCGCCAACTGGGATGCCTGCGTCGAAGAGGTCGGCGAGGGCACCGCGAAGGTGTGGGGCCTGTACATGGCCGGTTGCCGACTCGGCTTCCAGCGCAATGTGGTTCAGCTGCACCAGGTGCTCGGCGTCAAGCTGGGCCCGAACGGCGAATCGGGTCTGCCGCTGCGCCCGTGGTGGCAGCCGTAG